The Vallitalea okinawensis genome includes a window with the following:
- a CDS encoding MBL fold metallo-hydrolase, whose product MNEKLHHAKKTQVVLLGTGTPNADPDRSGPAVAIVVGDNSYLVDFGPGIVRRAAQAYRDGIVELKPKNLKRAFLTHLHSDHSVGYPDLIFTPWVLDRDEPLKVFGPKGLRSMTDHILAAYQQDIDERLNGLEPANNRGCEVEVNEITPGIIYQDENVKVKAFPVKHGSFEAYGYKFYTSDKTIVISGDTAPTETIIDYARDCDILIHEVYSSAGVKERSKEWKKYHTNVHTSSYELGEIASKAKPKLLVLYHQLFMLDIHSDDIDLVSKVAQREYEIVEEVKEIFDGEVISGKDLDVY is encoded by the coding sequence ATGAACGAGAAATTACACCATGCAAAAAAGACACAAGTTGTACTATTAGGAACTGGTACACCTAATGCGGACCCCGATAGGTCAGGTCCAGCAGTAGCCATCGTCGTAGGTGATAATTCTTATTTAGTTGATTTTGGTCCAGGGATTGTTAGAAGAGCAGCCCAGGCATATAGAGATGGAATCGTTGAACTGAAACCAAAGAATCTCAAACGAGCTTTCTTAACTCATTTACATTCTGACCATAGTGTTGGCTACCCTGATCTAATATTCACACCATGGGTTCTTGATAGGGATGAACCCTTAAAGGTTTTTGGCCCAAAGGGGTTAAGATCTATGACCGATCACATTTTAGCTGCCTATCAACAAGATATTGATGAAAGGTTAAATGGTCTAGAACCAGCTAATAATAGAGGTTGTGAGGTTGAAGTTAATGAAATCACCCCTGGTATAATCTATCAAGATGAAAATGTTAAGGTTAAGGCTTTTCCTGTCAAGCATGGTTCCTTTGAAGCCTATGGCTATAAATTTTACACATCTGATAAAACAATTGTCATCTCTGGTGATACCGCTCCAACAGAAACAATCATTGATTATGCAAGGGATTGTGATATTTTAATTCATGAAGTGTATTCATCAGCAGGTGTAAAAGAAAGGTCTAAGGAGTGGAAGAAATATCATACCAATGTCCATACATCTTCCTATGAACTTGGTGAAATTGCCTCAAAAGCTAAGCCGAAACTACTTGTTCTATATCATCAACTATTCATGTTAGATATACATAGTGATGATATAGACTTAGTCTCAAAAGTAGCACAACGCGAGTACGAAATTGTGGAAGAAGTTAAAGAAATATTTGATGGAGAAGTTATATCTGGAAAAGACTTAGATGTATATTAA
- a CDS encoding BMC domain-containing protein: protein MIRTIGLIELNSIAKGIEVADGMIKAASVDLLQSGTVCPGKYVILITGDVGDTKAAIEVGEEIGGPFVVNTLVLPSIHPDLISAINGATQVSQVNALGVLEFFSIATCIIAADEAAKAASVELIEVRLGFGIGGKAFITLTGDVSAVEASVEAGARVGQEGGMLVNQVVIPSPRKELFDKLL, encoded by the coding sequence GTGATTAGAACCATAGGCTTAATAGAACTGAATAGTATTGCTAAGGGAATTGAGGTTGCAGATGGAATGATAAAAGCCGCATCTGTTGATTTACTGCAGTCAGGTACTGTATGTCCTGGTAAATATGTTATTCTTATAACGGGAGATGTTGGAGACACCAAAGCTGCGATAGAAGTAGGGGAAGAGATCGGTGGGCCTTTTGTAGTGAATACTTTGGTATTACCAAGCATCCATCCAGATTTGATTTCTGCTATTAATGGAGCAACTCAAGTATCTCAGGTTAATGCACTAGGCGTATTGGAGTTTTTTAGTATAGCTACTTGTATCATTGCAGCTGATGAAGCGGCTAAGGCAGCTTCTGTAGAATTAATTGAAGTTCGACTTGGCTTTGGAATTGGTGGTAAGGCATTCATTACCTTAACAGGTGATGTAAGTGCTGTGGAGGCCTCTGTGGAAGCTGGTGCACGAGTGGGGCAAGAAGGTGGAATGCTTGTTAATCAAGTGGTTATACCATCCCCACGAAAAGAGTTATTTGATAAGTTATTATAG
- a CDS encoding uroporphyrinogen decarboxylase/cobalamine-independent methonine synthase family protein, producing the protein MAYISDWDKRLERHAAFWENEVIDRCLTTILGPCKNANFDYTMMIQPEDQDAALHWYTDAEFVLNRNKHMLDNRTWVGDGIPTVMLSLGPSGQAGYFKDVKHEFTQNTLWFHPTEEREPSLIFEESNFWYQKTLELAQYFVDNTNDEYFVSMADVTGDLDALSLIQGADTLLMDMFTNEAYIEPAMTKMRRVWDKYTEETFNIIKNTNRGGSGIGWLFTWAPGLHAQLQCDISTMISPELFTKYAKPELDHQGSKLEYPLYHLDGMEQIRHLDQILTIENLKAIQWTSVVGQPSALNYIDELKKIQGAGKGLLLNLPDTKELEPLMEQLSSKGLHLVIPASSEDEAESLLKTISKLTHE; encoded by the coding sequence ATGGCATATATTAGTGATTGGGATAAACGTTTAGAAAGACATGCAGCATTTTGGGAAAATGAAGTTATTGATCGTTGTTTAACAACAATCTTAGGACCATGTAAGAATGCCAATTTTGATTATACAATGATGATCCAACCAGAAGATCAAGATGCTGCTCTTCATTGGTATACTGATGCTGAATTCGTATTAAATAGAAATAAGCATATGTTGGATAATCGTACATGGGTTGGTGATGGTATACCAACAGTCATGTTAAGCTTAGGTCCATCTGGGCAAGCTGGTTATTTCAAAGATGTGAAACATGAATTTACGCAAAATACTCTTTGGTTTCACCCTACAGAAGAAAGAGAACCTTCTTTAATTTTCGAAGAGAGTAACTTTTGGTATCAAAAGACTTTGGAATTAGCACAGTATTTTGTAGACAATACTAATGACGAATACTTTGTATCCATGGCAGATGTAACTGGAGATCTAGATGCACTATCCCTAATTCAAGGAGCAGATACTTTATTAATGGACATGTTTACAAATGAAGCTTACATTGAGCCAGCAATGACAAAAATGCGTCGTGTATGGGATAAGTATACTGAAGAGACCTTTAATATTATTAAAAATACCAATCGTGGTGGTAGCGGTATTGGCTGGTTGTTCACCTGGGCACCTGGTTTACATGCACAGCTTCAATGTGATATATCAACAATGATCTCTCCAGAGTTATTTACTAAGTATGCTAAACCAGAGTTAGATCACCAAGGTAGTAAATTAGAGTATCCATTGTATCACTTAGATGGTATGGAACAAATTCGCCATTTAGATCAAATTTTAACTATAGAGAATCTTAAGGCTATTCAGTGGACTAGTGTTGTTGGTCAACCTTCAGCTCTTAACTATATTGATGAATTGAAGAAAATTCAAGGGGCTGGTAAAGGGTTATTACTTAATCTTCCAGATACAAAGGAGTTAGAACCTTTAATGGAGCAACTTTCTTCCAAAGGGTTACATCTTGTCATACCGGCATCTTCTGAAGATGAAGCTGAAAGTCTTCTAAAGACTATATCAAAGTTAACTCACGAATAA
- a CDS encoding cupin domain-containing protein, with product MIDNINEKMIEEIIRKVIEQQMVTAKPAFNKTVDSSGVISIKANTVKCEKFDTGKEGDQVYLTDVLTLDESPRLGCGMMEMKETTFDWTLTYDEVDYVIDGTLEIVIDGKRVVGNKGDIIFIPKNTSIQFSAPEYARFMYVTYPANWEETTKEN from the coding sequence ATGATTGACAATATCAATGAAAAAATGATTGAAGAAATCATTCGCAAAGTGATAGAGCAACAAATGGTAACAGCAAAACCAGCATTTAACAAAACAGTAGATTCTAGTGGTGTTATCTCCATAAAAGCCAATACAGTTAAGTGTGAGAAGTTCGATACAGGTAAGGAAGGCGATCAGGTATATCTTACAGATGTATTAACATTAGATGAAAGTCCTAGGCTAGGTTGTGGAATGATGGAAATGAAAGAAACAACTTTTGACTGGACCCTTACATATGATGAAGTGGACTACGTAATTGATGGTACATTGGAGATTGTCATTGATGGTAAAAGAGTAGTTGGGAACAAAGGGGATATTATCTTTATCCCAAAGAACACATCCATTCAATTTAGTGCACCTGAATATGCAAGATTTATGTATGTGACTTACCCAGCTAACTGGGAAGAAACCACAAAAGAAAACTAA
- a CDS encoding ROK family protein, with translation MLNTYENKPKTVKLNNRRLILNYMIESGIVTIADIRSDINLSKTTFTKIMNYLLEKNLILEVGKSNSTDEGGRKAVTYHFNSEYAYCIAIHLFPDELYSVITDLNSKVLHSKSEYISADITFEAIISLMADFVRALMELQNVSLHQLAGIAVGSHGLTDYQTGITHYSPHFKNWPKDSSIEGALKKQFPEITEIFVDNQIRFQTLAEKNRGCAINKKNVIVIEAGIGLVAGIIVKEQIKRGTHSFAGEIGHMPLNPESDECCSCGAKGCFEALVSEKRLHRLAQEMRGTYPNSILFQNHDEVTIVSILDAAKLNDLLAVQLIDEVSKWFAIGIINTVLMYDPEIIVIQGAYSHGGKPFLDAIHNKISQYAPILVNINVTLDLSTLGKDRGTLGGSLHVAQRFLEKLSLD, from the coding sequence ATGTTAAATACTTACGAAAACAAACCAAAGACTGTTAAATTAAATAATAGAAGATTAATATTAAATTACATGATCGAATCTGGTATTGTGACTATCGCAGATATTCGTAGTGATATTAATCTAAGCAAAACTACTTTTACGAAGATCATGAATTATTTATTAGAAAAAAACTTAATATTAGAGGTAGGGAAATCAAATTCTACTGATGAAGGTGGCCGTAAGGCTGTTACCTATCATTTCAATTCAGAATACGCCTATTGTATCGCCATTCACCTATTCCCAGATGAACTATATTCTGTCATCACTGACCTTAACTCAAAAGTCTTGCATTCAAAATCAGAATATATATCAGCAGATATAACATTTGAAGCTATCATTTCATTGATGGCTGATTTTGTTAGAGCGCTAATGGAACTACAGAATGTTTCTCTACATCAGCTTGCTGGAATAGCTGTAGGCTCTCATGGTTTAACAGACTATCAAACTGGTATTACTCATTATTCACCTCATTTCAAAAATTGGCCGAAGGATAGCTCCATTGAAGGAGCTTTAAAGAAGCAATTTCCTGAAATAACTGAAATATTCGTTGATAATCAAATAAGGTTTCAAACACTGGCAGAAAAAAATAGGGGCTGCGCAATTAACAAGAAGAATGTTATTGTCATTGAGGCTGGTATTGGTTTAGTAGCAGGTATCATAGTAAAGGAACAAATTAAACGGGGAACCCACTCCTTTGCTGGTGAAATTGGCCATATGCCATTAAATCCTGAATCAGATGAATGTTGTTCCTGTGGTGCAAAAGGATGCTTTGAAGCACTGGTTTCGGAGAAAAGATTGCATAGACTAGCTCAAGAAATGAGAGGGACTTATCCTAATTCAATTTTATTCCAAAATCATGATGAAGTAACTATTGTTTCTATTTTAGATGCTGCAAAACTTAATGATCTACTAGCCGTACAACTTATTGATGAGGTATCAAAATGGTTTGCTATAGGTATCATCAATACCGTTTTGATGTATGACCCTGAGATCATTGTTATACAAGGAGCTTATTCTCATGGAGGTAAACCATTTCTTGATGCTATCCATAATAAGATTTCTCAGTATGCTCCTATACTTGTTAATATAAATGTTACGCTTGATTTGTCTACCTTAGGAAAAGACCGCGGAACATTAGGTGGCTCATTGCATGTTGCTCAAAGATTTTTGGAGAAACTAAGCTTGGATTAA
- the eutH gene encoding ethanolamine utilization protein EutH, whose translation MSINELIVYIMVGFMVLGAVDKIIGNKFGLGEQFEEGIMAMGSLALAMVGVVSLAPVLATILKPVVVPAYTALGADPAMFATTLLANDMGGYPLAMELAQSQEAGTFAGLILGSMMGPTIVFTIPVALGIIKKEDHKFLATGILAGLITIPIGCLVGGLVAGFGITMILKNLVPIIIVSLLLALGLWKIPDRMIKGFNVFGKGVVAVITIGLAAIIIETLTGFVVIPGMAPVSDGIEIVGSIALMLAGAFPMVYVITKVFNKPLLKLGKLLGMGDVAAAGMVATLANNIPMFGLMKDMDNRGKIINVAFAVSASFVFGDHLGFTAGVNQEMIFPMVVGKLIAGATAVMIAVVIANRTLGKATTKTASKAVAK comes from the coding sequence ATGAGTATTAATGAACTGATAGTTTATATCATGGTTGGATTTATGGTATTAGGAGCAGTGGATAAGATCATAGGCAATAAATTTGGTCTTGGTGAGCAATTTGAGGAAGGTATCATGGCAATGGGTTCTCTAGCACTTGCTATGGTTGGGGTTGTTTCACTAGCACCAGTGCTTGCTACCATTCTTAAGCCGGTGGTTGTACCTGCATATACAGCATTGGGAGCAGACCCAGCTATGTTTGCAACAACCTTATTAGCCAATGACATGGGGGGTTACCCATTAGCAATGGAGTTAGCTCAGAGTCAGGAAGCAGGAACATTTGCAGGATTAATCCTAGGAAGTATGATGGGTCCTACAATCGTATTTACTATTCCTGTGGCCTTAGGAATTATTAAAAAAGAAGATCATAAGTTCTTAGCTACCGGTATTTTAGCAGGTCTTATTACAATTCCAATTGGATGTCTTGTAGGGGGGCTTGTAGCGGGATTTGGTATTACTATGATTTTAAAAAACCTTGTACCAATTATTATTGTATCTCTCTTATTAGCTCTTGGTCTCTGGAAGATTCCTGATCGCATGATCAAAGGATTTAATGTATTTGGTAAGGGTGTAGTAGCAGTAATAACTATTGGTCTTGCTGCTATTATTATAGAAACACTTACTGGTTTTGTTGTTATTCCAGGTATGGCACCTGTTTCAGATGGTATTGAAATCGTTGGATCTATAGCATTAATGCTTGCAGGTGCATTCCCTATGGTTTATGTGATTACCAAGGTATTCAATAAACCATTATTAAAGCTTGGTAAATTACTCGGTATGGGAGATGTAGCTGCTGCAGGTATGGTTGCAACATTAGCAAATAATATACCTATGTTTGGCCTTATGAAAGATATGGATAACCGTGGTAAAATCATCAACGTAGCTTTTGCAGTAAGTGCATCTTTTGTATTCGGTGATCACTTAGGTTTTACAGCTGGTGTTAACCAAGAGATGATTTTCCCAATGGTCGTTGGTAAGTTAATCGCTGGTGCTACAGCAGTTATGATAGCAGTAGTTATCGCTAACAGAACATTAGGAAAAGCTACAACAAAAACCGCATCAAAAGCTGTAGCAAAATAA
- a CDS encoding 1-propanol dehydrogenase PduQ — protein sequence MKFQSKTEIHYGMNSVNYIHDLDYEQALIVTDQFMVKLGLVKKITNLLDERKVPYTIFDEVEPNPSVETVTKGLHHIIRMKPDLLLAVGGGSAIDAAKAIMYFCIKTKEELVESKAIKKPWFVAIPTTSGTGSEVTAFSVVTDKKNKVKIPLVDNMMIPDVAILDAEFTRTVPPSVTADTGMDVLVHAIEAFVSTNASDYTDIYAKKAIKDVFTYLIRTYNNGNDMDARQKMQEASCMAGIGFTNAGLGINHSLAHAIGGMFKISHGRANAILLPYIIKYNAGLYSKLTHAAEGYYSIAKDIGLPASSIEEGIRSLIEAVKILNEKMGIPLTLQAYGIDTDRYERKVDIMARSALEDVCTGSNPRKPEFEELTEVLKEAYTGR from the coding sequence ATGAAGTTTCAATCTAAAACCGAGATTCACTATGGGATGAATTCAGTTAATTATATTCATGATTTAGATTACGAACAAGCTTTAATAGTAACGGACCAGTTTATGGTCAAACTTGGATTAGTTAAAAAAATAACAAACTTGTTGGATGAGAGAAAGGTTCCATACACGATCTTTGATGAGGTAGAGCCTAATCCCTCTGTTGAAACTGTTACAAAAGGCCTCCATCACATTATTAGGATGAAGCCTGATCTCTTACTAGCAGTAGGTGGCGGGTCTGCTATTGATGCAGCTAAGGCAATTATGTATTTCTGTATTAAGACCAAAGAGGAATTGGTGGAGAGTAAAGCGATTAAAAAACCTTGGTTCGTGGCTATTCCTACGACCAGTGGTACTGGGTCAGAGGTAACGGCTTTTTCAGTGGTGACAGATAAGAAAAACAAGGTTAAGATTCCACTAGTGGATAACATGATGATTCCTGATGTTGCCATATTGGATGCAGAGTTCACAAGAACAGTACCACCGTCTGTAACAGCTGATACAGGAATGGATGTCCTTGTACATGCTATTGAAGCATTTGTATCAACAAATGCCTCTGACTATACAGATATTTATGCGAAGAAAGCCATAAAGGATGTTTTTACTTATCTTATACGAACGTATAATAATGGCAATGATATGGATGCCAGACAGAAGATGCAGGAGGCTTCATGTATGGCTGGTATTGGTTTTACCAATGCAGGTCTAGGTATTAATCATAGCCTAGCTCATGCAATAGGAGGCATGTTCAAGATATCCCATGGTAGAGCCAATGCAATCTTACTGCCCTATATTATTAAGTATAATGCTGGATTATATAGTAAGCTGACTCATGCAGCTGAGGGCTATTATAGTATAGCAAAAGACATAGGGTTACCAGCTTCATCCATAGAAGAAGGTATTAGAAGTCTCATTGAAGCTGTAAAAATTCTCAATGAGAAGATGGGAATCCCACTAACCCTACAGGCTTATGGTATAGATACAGACAGATATGAGAGGAAAGTGGATATTATGGCCCGTTCAGCTTTAGAAGATGTATGCACAGGTTCTAACCCTAGGAAGCCTGAATTTGAAGAATTGACAGAAGTTTTAAAAGAAGCTTATACTGGCAGGTAG
- a CDS encoding glycoside hydrolase family 2 protein: MARQRRDISQQQWHLWLDQEAKWQNDKLYTPNESKDISKLPMNPPTVGWSKLEEQDGKTITLPATVEEFYSKGVNDWEYHGVSWYFTDLIIPTEAEGKRIALHFEKTRLRAEIYVNERLMGYDLVSETPFDVDITKVVKYGQVNKMAVRITNAGGTRGWNDVFAFNWGECTMLPSHDFSIVGHVSLVMTDKTYIENVFVKNILPACGNKLEIITEVNSHVEGEAKVEIEISKVESKAYVFKDSFKTLLSKGANTFNKQIVVPEAKLWDIHSPNLYNCKVTISEGEQTDDICERFGFRVMEVKEATTGNLQYFLNGERIRHKSAIDWGYYAHTGAYATEEMAEKSVRNAKAIGHTAINFHRQIGEPLIMEKADELGLYMYEEPGGIKTGDLFLTPKGLPAFGIENHPLLMELFEVRLERMIKRDRNHPSLLIYTMANEDKKFTDYRAKVLQLANELDDSRFIINSSGSNAWPSFLNLLGSFMKHSITCAPERRVVKHFSHYNYKPYSSQLEKDHVDCHTVNASDRFEEEIFESHQVKKTRPTRYWGEVGCYCGPANWYDVCEDQKNLPDGREGYDNNIYQGMHDKLEANYDKWHLEGTCDGTIQSKSDVSKQAGRGLMYIDGRFSQTMCSYDATDGYAINGWSSGPQVGSQLEGQERAGMDWDSALCDEGRNLKGPAEDYAYWTRPLQIALFRSNGAYFKPNGKVDLRCVLINEGALTAGDYKMSITVRDRKGYKYTNKKDMVVHVKGGDTFAQELDKIKLTLDSKLAGGHVSFDAVLIDNEGDIVAEGKEQVLLDNPQSFGDQLKELKGCTYKWDAATKALKAANATYEDFNPHASYDFIAAAEVPDKNELTTMLHKVKEGSTMVINFNEGWAKLLLDVDILSEAVTEWGCEQTGFWYGNGWGYVSEFIGDAFPSGNVISTNGWQPTGDPNGFYPFESKYDKRVYGLWMARHDIMRVTMASIDYGKGKILLNPSYELADKDILSKIIFYNMISFNLGGI; the protein is encoded by the coding sequence ATGGCGAGACAGAGGAGAGATATAAGTCAACAGCAATGGCATTTATGGCTTGATCAAGAAGCAAAGTGGCAGAATGATAAGCTCTACACACCTAATGAATCCAAGGACATATCAAAATTACCAATGAATCCGCCAACAGTAGGGTGGTCAAAACTAGAAGAGCAAGACGGCAAGACAATCACATTACCTGCCACAGTGGAAGAATTCTATAGTAAAGGGGTTAATGATTGGGAATACCATGGCGTCAGCTGGTACTTCACCGACCTTATAATACCTACTGAAGCAGAAGGAAAGCGAATAGCTCTCCATTTTGAGAAAACTCGTTTACGTGCTGAAATTTATGTGAATGAGCGATTAATGGGTTATGATTTAGTATCTGAAACACCTTTTGATGTGGATATTACTAAGGTAGTCAAGTATGGACAGGTTAACAAAATGGCAGTTCGAATCACTAATGCTGGTGGTACTAGAGGGTGGAATGATGTTTTTGCTTTTAATTGGGGAGAATGTACCATGCTGCCATCCCATGATTTCAGTATTGTAGGTCATGTATCTCTTGTTATGACGGATAAAACCTATATTGAAAATGTATTTGTTAAAAATATCCTTCCTGCATGTGGTAATAAACTGGAAATTATAACAGAGGTAAATAGCCATGTAGAAGGGGAAGCAAAAGTTGAGATTGAGATATCAAAAGTAGAGAGTAAAGCTTATGTATTCAAAGATTCCTTTAAAACCTTACTAAGCAAAGGGGCCAATACATTCAATAAACAAATTGTGGTGCCTGAGGCTAAACTATGGGACATCCATTCACCAAACTTATATAACTGCAAGGTTACAATTTCGGAAGGTGAACAAACCGATGATATCTGTGAACGATTTGGCTTTAGAGTTATGGAAGTAAAAGAAGCTACTACGGGTAATCTACAATACTTCTTAAATGGCGAACGTATTCGTCATAAGTCAGCCATTGACTGGGGGTATTATGCCCATACAGGTGCTTATGCTACAGAAGAAATGGCAGAGAAAAGTGTAAGAAATGCAAAGGCTATTGGTCATACAGCGATTAACTTCCATCGTCAAATTGGTGAGCCTTTGATAATGGAAAAAGCAGATGAACTGGGTTTATACATGTACGAAGAGCCAGGGGGTATTAAGACTGGAGATCTTTTTTTGACGCCGAAAGGATTACCTGCCTTTGGAATCGAAAACCATCCTCTTCTAATGGAACTTTTTGAGGTGCGCTTGGAACGTATGATCAAAAGAGATCGTAACCATCCTTCTCTGCTTATATATACCATGGCTAATGAGGATAAAAAGTTTACAGACTATCGGGCAAAAGTACTTCAATTAGCAAATGAGCTAGATGATTCGAGATTTATAATTAATAGTTCAGGGTCTAATGCTTGGCCATCATTTCTTAACTTATTAGGCTCTTTTATGAAGCATTCCATTACCTGTGCACCTGAGCGTCGTGTGGTTAAGCACTTTTCACACTATAATTATAAACCCTACTCAAGTCAATTAGAAAAAGATCATGTGGACTGTCATACAGTCAATGCATCAGATAGGTTTGAAGAGGAAATATTTGAGTCCCATCAAGTTAAGAAGACAAGACCAACTCGTTACTGGGGAGAAGTTGGTTGCTACTGTGGTCCGGCTAATTGGTATGATGTCTGTGAGGATCAAAAGAATTTGCCGGATGGGAGGGAAGGCTATGATAACAATATCTATCAAGGCATGCATGATAAGCTAGAGGCTAACTATGATAAGTGGCATTTAGAAGGTACATGCGATGGAACTATTCAGTCCAAGAGTGATGTATCCAAGCAAGCAGGTAGAGGGCTAATGTACATCGATGGGCGTTTCAGTCAGACCATGTGTAGTTATGATGCAACAGATGGCTACGCTATCAATGGTTGGAGTTCAGGTCCCCAGGTAGGTAGTCAATTAGAAGGACAAGAACGCGCGGGCATGGACTGGGATTCTGCTCTTTGTGATGAGGGACGAAACTTAAAAGGACCAGCAGAGGACTATGCTTATTGGACAAGACCATTACAAATAGCCTTGTTCCGTAGTAATGGTGCTTACTTTAAACCAAATGGTAAAGTAGACCTTCGTTGCGTACTTATTAACGAAGGTGCTCTTACTGCTGGTGACTATAAGATGTCTATTACTGTTAGGGATAGGAAGGGCTATAAGTATACCAACAAGAAAGATATGGTTGTTCATGTTAAAGGTGGCGATACCTTTGCACAAGAACTAGACAAAATAAAGCTAACATTGGATTCGAAATTAGCAGGTGGTCATGTTTCATTTGATGCTGTATTAATAGATAATGAAGGAGATATAGTTGCAGAAGGTAAAGAGCAAGTTTTGCTTGACAATCCTCAATCCTTTGGAGATCAATTAAAGGAACTAAAAGGATGTACCTATAAGTGGGATGCAGCTACAAAGGCTCTTAAGGCTGCTAATGCAACTTATGAAGACTTTAACCCTCATGCAAGCTACGATTTTATTGCAGCTGCTGAAGTACCTGATAAGAATGAACTGACGACAATGCTTCACAAGGTTAAAGAAGGTTCAACCATGGTTATTAACTTCAACGAAGGCTGGGCTAAGTTATTACTTGATGTTGACATTCTCTCTGAAGCTGTTACAGAGTGGGGATGTGAGCAAACTGGCTTTTGGTACGGAAATGGTTGGGGTTATGTAAGTGAATTCATTGGAGATGCCTTCCCATCAGGTAATGTGATATCAACTAATGGATGGCAACCAACTGGTGACCCTAATGGTTTTTATCCATTTGAGAGTAAGTATGATAAAAGAGTATATGGTTTATGGATGGCACGTCATGATATTATGCGTGTTACTATGGCTAGTATTGACTATGGCAAAGGCAAAATACTATTAAATCCATCTTATGAATTAGCAGACAAAGATATATTATCTAAGATTATCTTTTATAACATGATAAGTTTTAATTTAGGGGGAATTTAA